In bacterium, the genomic stretch CTACGATAGAGGCTCATGGAAGAGGGATGCAGGTATATGGCGTTAATGGCGGCCTGCGGGGATGTCTGAAAGATGGCGCTGATGCCTTCATGCCGCTGGAGGTTGATGGCATTTCGAGAATATATAATCAAGGCGGCTCTCTACTTGGCACCTCTCGATTTAATCCCTTTTCTAAAAAAGAGAATGAAGAAAGGTTTGTTGAGATATTGAAAAAACTTCATATCGAGGGGCTCGTTATGATTGGTGGGGAGGGCACGGCCACCCTTAGCCACATTATTCATCAAAAGATGCCCACTATGCGCATCGCGCACGTTCCAAAAACTATTGATAATGATATTCCCCTTCCCGGTGGAAAAAGAACATTTGGATTCGAAACAGCACGTACCGTCGGAACCCAAATAGTAGACACGTTGATCGTCGATGCAAAAACCTGCAGGCGATGGTATCTTGTGGAAACTATGGGAAGACAAGCAGGCTTTCTGACCTTGGGAATTGGTTTAGCGTCAGGCGCATCTCTTGCACTTATTCCAGAAGAGTATTCTCGCGGTGCGCACGAACCAGCAGAATTTGCCAAGAGAATTGTGTCTACCATAAAAGCACAAAATATGGCTGGGAAAAATTATGGGGTCATTCTTCTCGCGGAGGGACTCCTTGATTGTCTTAGACCGGAAAGCTCAGAGCTTTTGGATGAAGATCTCCGAGACGAACTCGGTCGAATTACCTACTCAGAGATTGAACTAGGAGATGTGCTTCTTCCGCTTATCCGAAACCAGCTAGAGTCTGAAGGAATCACAGAAATTGAAATTAAGCATAAGACCGTCGGATATGAACTAAGATGTGCGAGACCTATAGCAGCCGATATCGAATATGCACGTATTCTGGGGTATGGAGCTATACAGGCTCTTTCTTCTCAGGAGGGTGCCTTCATGGTCACAAGAGAGTTTGAGAAGCTTTTTTTCGTTCCACTTGAACAGTTTGTCGCGAATGGAACAGTGAGAGGAAGAACCGTCGATCTCGAATCAGATTTCTACAAACTGGCATGTCGGTACATGGTTCGATAGCCCTACTTCATCACCATAAAAAGAGAAGCGCCTCACACATCAGCTTTGAGAACAGGATGGCTCGCCACCTCTCTTTTCTTCTTGAAGGGTGTTGATTGAGAGACAGACTGACGAACAGTGTCTTGAGAGAGGGAAAATGAGTTCCGGAGTTCCGGTAAGCACTGTTCATTCGAACGAGTAGCAATCAAATCAGCGACATGCAGGCGTAAAACTCTTCGTAGTTGCTCTTGTCTCAAACGTTCGCTATCCCCTCCCCATCGTGGCAGGGTGTCGGACGAAGTCCTTAGAGGTCTGCGCTGCAACTTCCGAAGCTTATCTATCCAACCAAACACTTCCATCACTGAGCTCTCCAGACACTTCCAAATAACACACGACAAAGAGGAAACTCGGTGGCTTTCACTGAATACCAGACCCCTTTTTCGAAATGTTTGATGACAAGAGAGAGTGTGTCGGTTCCTATC encodes the following:
- a CDS encoding 6-phosphofructokinase, whose translation is TIEAHGRGMQVYGVNGGLRGCLKDGADAFMPLEVDGISRIYNQGGSLLGTSRFNPFSKKENEERFVEILKKLHIEGLVMIGGEGTATLSHIIHQKMPTMRIAHVPKTIDNDIPLPGGKRTFGFETARTVGTQIVDTLIVDAKTCRRWYLVETMGRQAGFLTLGIGLASGASLALIPEEYSRGAHEPAEFAKRIVSTIKAQNMAGKNYGVILLAEGLLDCLRPESSELLDEDLRDELGRITYSEIELGDVLLPLIRNQLESEGITEIEIKHKTVGYELRCARPIAADIEYARILGYGAIQALSSQEGAFMVTREFEKLFFVPLEQFVANGTVRGRTVDLESDFYKLACRYMVR